The genomic interval TGGAGCTGGTGGCGAACAAGGATAAGCGCAAGCGTTCTGCGAATCTTATTAAGCTTGAAATTGCTATTGAGGAAGACGACCGAATTAAGCCTGGTACTGTGTACATAGAAGAGCCGGAGCTTGGTGTTTTTTATGTACTAGCGGAGACGCTTGAGTTTGGAGAATTTTCCCTGCAGCTGGAGGCAAAC from Halodesulfovibrio sp. MK-HDV carries:
- a CDS encoding DUF2590 family protein, whose translation is MLVTGDDITLDAGHNPVFVHDVDCIAQDLVHMIRETGLLVELVANKDKRKRSANLIKLEIAIEEDDRIKPGTVYIEEPELGVFYVLAETLEFGEFSLQLEAN